A portion of the Sabethes cyaneus chromosome 3, idSabCyanKW18_F2, whole genome shotgun sequence genome contains these proteins:
- the LOC128739784 gene encoding probable cytochrome P450 313a4, which yields MLILFSIIVALLLLLDFIKKHQLNQSSCAIPTLHPCYPLLGNSLLLLGKSEQKRFENVSDVHRKTSRIQKCWIGPQLIYAVAHPDLIQRILTDPNCCEKPFFYDFVNLKHGLFSAKYKLWKPYRKSLNSAFNAKILQSFVPIFEKCSREMISRMKPHSRGAPVDILQFTSECTLEMVCQTTLGTEALEREEKSEFLSNLRILFSRVATRIISFELYSDMIYKLTSGYYEEKRARKYCLDYAYQIIAERQSNLRRQPSSEDSEDGYESRAPKIFIDQVLSMVDFETEFNVQNLSEQILTILAAGHDTSAQMVAHTCLFLAMFPEWQEQIATEIQTLLPSADVELNPELLRQLTVLEKFLKESMRLAPVGPIIARTNLADIELDGVLIPRGNVFLFNFYTLHRRKDFWGPDAEQFNPENFTPQQTKQRHPFAYLPFSGGSRNCIGARYAMYSTKIMLVHIVRNFRLSTDIKFENLRYLLDITLNLAFEHLIKLKLRE from the exons ATgttgattttattttcaattatcgttgctctgctgctgctgttggattttattaaaaagcATCAACTAAATCAATCTTCCTGTGCAATCCCAACGCTGCATCCATGCTATCCCTTGCTGGGAAACTCCCTGTTGTTGCTAGGAAAAAGCGAGCAAAAACGGTTCGAAAACGTCAGCGATGTGCATAGAAAAACAAGCCGCATTCAAAAGTGCTGGATTGGTCCACAGCTTATTTATGCCGTTGCACATCCCGATTTAATCCAGAGGATTCTGACCGATCCAAACTGCTGTGAGAAGCCATTCTTCTATGACTTTGTCAACCTGAAGCATGGTTTGTTTTCCGCAAAAT ATAAATTATGGAAACCTTACCGAAAATCTTTGAACTCGGCATTCAATGCAAAAATTCTCCAAAGtttcgttccgatttttgaGAAGTGTTCTCGCGAAATGATATCAAGGATGAAGCCCCACAGCCGAGGAGCTCCGGTGGATATTTTACAGTTCACTTCCGAGTGCACGCTGGAGATGGTTTGTCAAACAACACTGGGAACCGAAGCGCTGGAAAGAGAGGAAAAATCAGAGTTTTTGAGCAACTTACGGAT ATTGTTCAGCAGAGTTGCCACCCGTATAATCAGCTTTGAGTTGTACAGTGATATGATTTATAAGCTTACTAGCGGTTACTATGAAGAGAAGCGTGCTCGAAAGTACTGTTTGGATTATGCCTATCAG ATTATCGCAGAAAGACAATCTAACCTGCGCCGTCAACCTAGCAGCGAGGACTCCGAGGATGGATACGAAAGCAGAGCTCCTAAAATATTTATCGACCAGGTTCTTTCGATGGTCGACTTTGAGACAGAGTTCAATGTTCAAAACTTGAGCGAGCAGATTCTCACTATTTTAGCAGCC ggtCACGATACATCCGCCCAGATGGTTGCGCACACTTGTCTCTTCCTGGCAATGTTTCCGGAATGGCAGGAGCAAATTGCAACCGAAATACAAACCCTGCTGCCATCCGCTGATGTTGAACTAAACCCGGAACTGCTACGACAACTGACGGTTTTGGAAAAATTTCTCAAAGAAAGCATGCGTTTAGCTCCCGTTGGCCCGATAATCGCTCGCACCAACCTGGCAGACATCGAACTGGACGGTGTTCTCATTCCCAGGGGAAACGTTTTTCTGTTCAATTTCTATACGCTACACCGCCGGAAGGACTTCTGGGGACCGGATGCGGAGCAGTTTAATCCGGAAAATTTCACACCACAGCAGACGAAGCAACGACACCCGTTCGCTTATCTGCCGTTTAGTGGCGGGTCTAGAAATTGTATCGGTGCCCGGTATGCCATGTATAGTACGAAAATAATGTTGGTTCATATTGTTAGAAACTTTCGGCTGAGTACGGATATTAAATTCGAGAATTTGCGGTACTTGTTGGACATTACGCTAAACCTGGCCTTCGAGCATCTTATCAAATTGAAGTTGAGAGAATGA